A genomic region of Rhipicephalus sanguineus isolate Rsan-2018 chromosome 3, BIME_Rsan_1.4, whole genome shotgun sequence contains the following coding sequences:
- the LOC119386119 gene encoding ubiquitin-conjugating enzyme E2 Z, with translation MFGGAVQWDPLMCLNEEPTPQCLLRVKKDIADFNASPPAGLFIAPEEGDITKIHALVVGPSGTPYEGGFFQFYMKFPPTYPISPPRVRIMTTDAGRVGFNPNLYACGKVCLSILGTWAGPPWSPAQGLESVLISVQSLMNERPYHNEPAFQNRERAQGEADRYNECIRHETIRVAVCDQVEAALKESPGCPAVFREQILNSFSESYDKYEEIVKGKLHLTGTKVTTLGFANMTYQYETLLTRMRGLRDQVKQKKEAAVAAAAEAAEATAAVQVADNAAAATNPVN, from the coding sequence ATGTTCGGCGGCGCTGTCCAGTGGGATCCCCTCATGTGCCTCAACGAGGAGCCGACACCCCAGTGCCTCTTGCGGGTCAAGAAGGACATCGCGGACTTCAACGCCAGTCCTCCTGCGGGACTGTTCATCGCACCCGAGGAAGGCGACATCACCAAGATTCACGCCCTTGTCGTCGGTCCCAGTGGAACGCCGTACGAGGGTGGCTTCTTCCAGTTCTACATGAAGTTCCCGCCCACCTACCCGATCAGCCCACCCAGGGTGCGTATCATGACAACGGACGCTGGCCGAGTGGGCTTCAATCCGAACCTGTACGCCTGCGGCAAGGTCTGTCTCAGCATCCTCGGCACCTGGGCCGGGCCACCGTGGAGTCCCGCTCAAGGCCTCGAGAGCGTCCTGATATCAGTGCAGTCTCTGATGAATGAAAGGCCCTACCACAACGAGCCTGCCTTCCAAAACCGGGAACGGGCACAGGGAGAGGCCGACCGCTACAACGAATGCATTCGGCACGAGACGATCAGGGTGGCGGTGTGCGACCAGGTCGAAGCCGCTCTCAAGGAGAGTCCCGGCTGCCCGGCCGTCTTCAGGGAGCAGATACTGAACTCCTTCTCCGAGTCCTACGACAAATACGAGGAAATCGTGAAGGgaaagctgcatcttaccggcacgAAGGTGACCACTCTCGGTTTTGCAAACATGACGTACCAGTACGAGACGCTGCTGACCAGGATGCGAGGTTTAAGAGACCAGGTCAAGCAGAAAAAGGAAGCTGCTGTTGCCGCAGCAGCAGAAGCTGCCGAAGCTACCGCAGCTGTCCAAGTTGCTGATAATGCTGCTGCCGCCACGAACCCGGTGAACTGA